From Delphinus delphis chromosome X, mDelDel1.2, whole genome shotgun sequence, a single genomic window includes:
- the PQBP1 gene encoding polyglutamine-binding protein 1 — protein MPLPVALQTRLAKRGILKHLEPEPEEEIIAEDYDDDPVDYEATRLEGLPPSWYKVFDPSCGLPYYWNVDTDLVSWLSPHDPNSVVSKSAKKLRSSNADAEEKLDRSHEKSDRGHEKSDRGHEKSERGHEKSERSHEKSDRDRERGYDKVDRERERDRDRDRDRGYDKVDREEGKERRHHRREELAPYPKSKKVASRKDEELDPMDPSSYSDAPRGTWSTGLPKRNEAKTGADTTAAGPLFQQRPYPSPGAVLRANAEASRTKQQD, from the exons ATGCCGCTGCCCGTTGCGCTGCAGACCCGCTTGGCCAAGAGAGGCATTCTCAAACATCTGGAGCCCG AACCGGAGGAAGAGATCATTGCCGAGGACTATGATGATGATCCTGTGGACTATGAGGCTACCCGGTTGGAGGGCCTGCCACCAAGCTGGTACAAGGTGTTTGACCCTTCCTG CGGGCTCCCTTACTACTGGAATGTGGACACAGACCTTGTGTCCTGGCTGTCCCCACATGATCCCAACTCCGTTGTTTCCAAATCTGCCAAGAAGCTCAGGAGCAGTAATGCAG ATGCTGAGGAGAAGTTGGATCGGAGCCATGAGAAATCGGACCGGGGCCACGAGAAATCGGACCGAGGTCACGAGAAGTCGGAACGCGGCCATGAGAAGTCAGAACGGAGCCATGAGAAGTCTGACAGAGACCGGGAGCGTGGTTATGACAAggtggacagagagagagagcgggaCAGGGATCGGGACCGGGACCGCGGGTATGACAAGGTGGACCGGGAAGAGGGCAAAGAACGGCGCCACCATCGCCGGGAGGAGCTGGCTCCCTACCCCAAGAGcaagaagg TGGCAAGCCGGAAGGATGAAGAATTAGACCCCATGGACCCCAGTTCGTACTCAGATGCACCCCG GGGCACGTGGTCAACAGGACTCCCCAAGCGGAATGAGGCCAAGACGGGTGCAGACACGACAGCAGCCGGGCCCCTCTTCCAGCAGCGCCCTTACCCATCCCCGGGGGCTGTGCTCCGGGCCAATGCCGAGGCCTCCCGAACCAAGCAGCAGGACTGA